A genome region from Brassica oleracea var. oleracea cultivar TO1000 chromosome C2, BOL, whole genome shotgun sequence includes the following:
- the LOC106323498 gene encoding transmembrane ascorbate ferrireductase 1-like, with translation MSVVINARIVAFAVHALAVVASVMLFVWSICYRGGFAWESTNKTLLIFNLHPVLTLTGLVILGGEAIISYKSLPFEKRVNKLIHLVFHAIAIILGILGIYAAFKHHNEKHVPNLYTIHSWVGIGVIVLYALQWLYSFIIYFFPGGSSTLRRDLLPWHIFLGVFVYVLAVGNSVLGFLEKLTFLEKSGLDKFGSEAFLVNFMAIITILFGTFVLLIVYSKSPPSVEEDNNYSYSPI, from the exons ATGTCTGTCGTAATAAACGCCAGGATAGTGGCGTTTGCGGTACACGCCCTCGCCGTGGTCGCTTCGGTTATGCTGTTTGTTTGGTCAATATGTTACAGAGGTGGATTTGCGTGGGAATCTACCAACAAGACCCTCCTCATCTTCAAT CTGCATCCTGTTTTGACTCTCACCGGCTTAGTAATTCTGGGAGGAGAAG CAATTATAAGTTACAAATCGCTTCCATTTGAGAAACGAGTGAACAAATTGATCCACCTTGTTTTCCACGCAATCGCCATTATTCTTGGAATCTTGGGAATCTATGCTGCTTTCAAGCACCATAACGAGAAACACGTCCCAAATCTCTATACCATCCATTCTTGGGTTGGTATTGGTGTCATTGTCCTTTACGCTCTCCAG TGGCTGTATAGCTTTATTATCTACTTCTTCCCAGGAGGATCATCAACTCTCAGAAGGGACTTACTTCCGTGGCACATTTTCCTCGGTGTCTTTGTCTATGTTCTTGCAGTTGGAAACTCGGTTTTAGGGTTTCTTGAAAAGCTTACTTTCTTGGAAAAGTCAGGGCTTGACAAGTTTGGATCAGAAGCGTTCCTTGTCAACTTCATGGCTATTATCACTATTCTGTTTGGTACTTTTGTGCTTCTCATTGTTTACTCCAAGTCTCCTCCTTCGGTTGAAGAAGATAACAACTATAGCTACTCACCTATATGA